The region TGTTAAAGCTGCAGAATCTTAGCGCTGGGTATAATGAGGAAAATATTATACGTGATATTTCCTTTGAGGTCGGTGCAGGGGAAATTTTCGCGCTGGTTGGTGAATCCGGTTCTGGTAAATCTACTGTTCTAAAGTCTATAATGGGACTTCCTTCCAATGGAGTACGGACTTCCTGCGGTTCTATAATCTTCAACGATTTGAATATGGCTGAACTCTCAACTGAGCAGCGGCGGAAACTGCTGGGTAAAAAAATGTGCACAGTTTTCCAGAATCCTGCTACTTCCTTAAATCCCATACGGAAAATACGCAGTCAGTTTCTGGATTCCATGCGTAGCCATAAACAGATTGAGACCCAAGAAGCTCTTGTTGTAATGCGCACCGTCTTCAGCAAATTGGGACTGGGTGATGCTGACCGAGTGCTGGAATGCTGCCCTTTTGAACTTTCAGGGGGGATGTGCCAGCGTATTGCTATAGCTCTGGCGATGGTAATGGAACCTGTCCTTATTCTGGCTGATGAGCCTACCAGTGCTTTGGATGTTATGAATCAACGGCAGGTTATTGAGGAATTCCTTATCCTGCGTGAAGAATGCGGCGCATCAATCATTCTGGTGACCCACAATATAGCTCTTGCTTCGCAAATAGCAGACAGGGTTGCTATTATGCACCGTGGTGAGATTGTTGAATACGGGCTAACCAAACAGGTTCTCACCTCACCACAGCACGCATATACTAAAAAGTTAATATCCGACGTACCGCGCATCCGGAAAGTTCTTCCAGCCCATAATTTTACTTCCGAACTCCTTGAAGTGAGCAGTGTAACAAAGCGGTACAGCATTGCCGAGCGAACAATAGACGCGGTGCAGGACATCGGGTTTACACTTGCCCGAGGCGAGGTGTTAGGAATTGTGGGAGAATCCGGCTCAGGCAAAAGCACTCTTTCCAGACAACTCTTGCAATTGGAGAAAACGGATGAGGGGAGCATTCAATACGAAGGAGACGAAATTACTGCAATGAGCAGGAAGAAATTACGTACTCTTTATCGTCGGGCACAGATGGTGTTCCAGATTCCGCTTACCTCTTTTGATCAGAATAAACGAATTCGTGTAACCATGAGAGATGCTGTACGCAATCTTACCGATCGGAAAACTAAACATACAGCTGATATGTATATTAACGAACTGATGAATAGGGTCGGACTTGATTCTGATTTGGCGGATCGCTTTCCTTGGGAACTATCAGGAGGGCAGTGTCAACGTGCTGCTATTGCCCGTGCCCTGATTGCCAAGCCTGAACTCCTCATTTGTGACGAGGCTACCAGTGCGCTTGATGTTTCTTCTCAGGCCCGTATTGTGGATCTTCTGCGGTTTTTGGTTCAAGACAGTGACATGAGTATGATATTTATTTCTCACGATATTGCGTTGGTGAGTGGCCTCTGCAACACAATGATGGTGATGAAAAATGGGCGGTGTGTTGAATATGGCTCAGTAGAAAAAATAACTACCACTCCAGAGAACCAATATACAATAGAATTATTGAAGGCATCTTCTTTTCATTAAGTGAGCTTTCCTCCTTGGGAGCCGCTTAGCCTTCAATTGGATAATTATCATTTACTATATAGCAGTCTCGGTGAGATTTCTCCTTAAGTGTTGATTGCATCAGGAATGCTTCTGGGTGAGTTTTGTTCTTCAGTTCACCCCGACTTCTCTTTTCCCATTCATCATAGTATGATAAATAGGTTGTTAAAAGCCTAGGTATTAATGTCAGAAGACATACCAATCGACGTGATCAGGAGGACATCATAATGGATAAGAATATAGTGGATCGTGCAGCCGGAGCGATCATGGGTGCATGGATTGGAGATGCTCTAGGAGTTGGCCCTCACTGGTATTATGACCTGTCCGAATTGCGACAAGATTACGGTGAGTGGGTGGATGGCTACACCGCCCCAAAACCGGGACGGTACCATGAAGGATTGAAAGCGGGGCAACTTTCTCAGTCCGGTGTTATCCTTAAACTTATGGTTAGCTCTTTGGTGGAGAGCGGCTCTTATGATGAAGCGGACTTCTGCCGTAGGATGGATACAGAACTTTTCCCGCTCCTCAATGGCGAACCCGCTTCCGGTCCGGGAGGATACACCAGTCAATCCATCCGTGAGGCATGGAGGAGGAGAGTTGAACAGAAACTTCCGTGGGGCGAAACCGCAGGCCATGCCGATACGACTGAAGCCATTGAACGCACCCTTGCCATTGGGGTTCGCTACTCGTTAGATCTCAGCAGACTGGCCAGCTTCGTCAGTAACAATGCGGCTCTGACACAGTTCGATGATGTTGTTCTGTCAATGACAGTAGCATACTCTTCGGTACTAGCTATGCTCATTCAGGGGAACCGTCTTGAGCCTGACATTTCCGACAAGCTGATGAATCTGGTGAAGGATGGTACCCTGCCATTTCACGCAGTCACTAGAAAAGGGCTCAAACCTCCCCAGCCCGGTGACCCTGATCCTCCGCGAGCAGGGCGCTTTGCTTCACCTGACGCTCTGCTTTCTCCGGGATATATGGCTATGGCTGCGACTGATCCAGACATCAAAATCGAGCCCGCATGGAAAGTTTCAATTGTCTATGGGATGCCGTGCGCTATTTACCACATGCTTCCTGCAGCATATTATCTCGCGTCCAGATTCAGGAATGACTTTGAGTCAGCGGTGCTCCACGCCATCAACGGAGGAGGACAGAATCAGGTCCGCGCTATTCTGACTGGTTCTCTTGTGGGAGCTCAGGTCGGCCTCTCGGGCATCCCTTCACGTTTTCTGGAGCAACTGGAAGGGGGTGAAGAGTTGCAAAATCTTGCCATCAGGTTGGCTGAACAGGCGGCGCAGCTCAAAAGCAACTAGTTTCCACGCAAAGAAAAGGATCTTCATGAGCACGCAAAAATACGAACACACTGTCCTTTATATCTCACACGGTGCCGGTCCCATGCCCATTCTGGGTGACGGACGGCACGAGGAGCTGGTGGAAAATCTGAAACTGTTGAGCGCTAAGATTAAAAAGCCCTCCGCTATTATCGTCGTCAGCGCACACTGGGAGGAGAATGTTCCTACAATAACGGCCAGCGGCAACCCGTCGCTCTTGTATGACTACTACGGCTTTCCCGAAGCAGCCTATGATATTGCTTACCCAGCCATGGGACATCCTCCCCTCGCTCAGTCCATTCATGAAGCTCTGGTAGCAGGGGGCATAGAAAGTCGTTTAGACACCGAACGCGGCTTTGACCATGGTATGTTCATACCGCTCAAGATTATGTATCCTGAGGCGGATATCCCTTGCGTGCAGGTGTCGCTCGTCAAAGATCTGGCTCCAGCTATTCATATTGCACTTGGTGAAGCCTTGTCCACGATCGAGCACGAAAATATGCTCATCCTTGGGTCGGGATTCTCTTTTCACAACATGAAAGCTTTTTTTGCTCCAGAAACCTCGGAAACAAGAGGGTGGAATGAAGCGTTCGAGCGATGGCTTATAGAAACATGCGCGGATAAGGAACTTGACGAAAAGGCGAGAATTGCTCGGCTGCTTAACTGGGAGTCCGCACCTCACGCACGGTACTGTCACCCTCGCGAGGAACATCTATTGCCGCTACATGTCTGCTACGGCGCAGCAAACCGTTCTAGCAGTGAGTGCTTTGAACTGGAAATTTTCGGCAAAAAAGGGAGCACCTATCTTTGGTAGCTCTTTCATGTACGCACTGCGCGCAATACCGGACTATATAATATAAACTAAATTTTATATCATATAATAGGGTGTTATGCGTGGAACCTCCCTCGCATGGTATTCAAGAGGTTAAGAACTAATTCTTGTTCATATTTAGCTTATATTTCAATGTATTAATGGTGTATTATGAGTTTATTTTGCTTTTACGTCATTTATGTTTTAGCAATAGAAAAGCAGCCTCATTTGAAGCGGGTTTTTGTGTTTGCATGACTTGCAAGGTGTTGAGTCGCTGTAGAGATGATAGTTCTAATTATCAAAAAGTCTTAAATAAGGGATTAGAAATGAATCTAGAAGGAATTTATGAGACAATTGCGAAGATCGGACATCTTACTTGTACGACCCTTAAAGATGCTACGATGTATAGTCGGATCATTGGCTTTTGTGGAAGTGATAATGACGGTATTTATTTTCTAACCATGACCGTGAAGCCTTTTTATAGACAGCTAAAAGCTAACCCGCAGGTATCGTTGTGCGGGATTTATCCATCCGCAAGGAAAGAAGGGAAAAATAAGGTCGGTCAGCCATACACTAGACCAGGATTCTTTCTTCGTATCACGGGTGAAGCGAGAGAAATCACACAGGATGAGGTGCACGAAAAGGCTGCTAGCGGTAGCGAGTTACACAAGTACGCACTTGAGGACATAGAGCGTTATCCAGCCATGAGACTTTTCTGCATTTTTAAGGGTAAGGGTGAATTGTATGATTATGATTTCGAGATGGAAAATCGGGATCATAAACTTTTACGTGAACGGTTTGCATTTGGCGGGGAGACATTCAACACCTCTGGTGCTCGCATCGACCCTGCAAAATGTATTGCCTGCGGGGAGTGTTTTGAGGTTTGCAGTTTTAAGGCTATCGAGCCTGGAGATGTCTATCGAGTTCGGAACGAACGGTGTGATGAGTGCGGAAGTTGTATCTTAGCATGTCCGCATGAAGCTATTGATCTCCCGATGACATTGTAATCAAAAAGCATATACAGACTGACTTTGATGCCTACTTAATCAACGGTCTTTTTTGCCTATTATTAATTGTTTTATTACGGAGCCAGCAAATTGTTGGGCTTATCTTTTTCGTTCTAGACACGAGTGCTTTGAACTTGAAGTTATCAGCAAAAAAGGAAGCACCTATCTCTGGTAGCATCTTCATATACGTATTGCATTCAATACCGGATTATACAATATAAATTCAATTTTATAATGATATAATAAGATGTTATCTGTATAAGTCTTCGAATGGCATTCAAGAGGTTAAGAGTTCAATTCTCTTCAGTTTCACTCTTTTTGGTGAACAAAAAAAACCGATTAAGCGTAAAAGCTTAGTCGGTTTTTTTGTGTGTCTAATGCGGGCAGTAAAAGTAATAGTCATCGATCTAGGCGATGATAAGTAATCCGATCAATATCGAAAAACGTTTCATAATTATTGATCATAAAATTATCCAACTCAGTGTGATTCATATTACCAAATATAGTTGCTTTGACTATTTTTACCTTTTGCAGTGTTCTTTTTAAGTGCTGTAAACAGAATTAATCAGGTTTTATAAATATATATTTTATACTAAAACAGTATGCAGTATGTAGCTAGGTACTCACATAATATATATAAAATACATATGCCATATTGTGTGCGATATTTAGGTTGGTGTCACGAATACTATTAAAGGCGTGACTTGATTGTAAACATTATAAACTGTGTTTATACATCCATCTTAAAAGGAGATTGTATGGAATATAAAAATACTAAATATATTATTGATATTAAACTTATATTATAAAATATATTTAGTTCATTATTTAGTGATGATTTTGCGTAAATATTTATTATTTTGTATCCACAAAATTATTCTTATCTCTAATTTGTTTTTTTTTGATTGCATTATAATAATATACTGCAATCAATAGGGGGTGTTTTGAATAAAATTAGCTTATTGTTAACTGTGTGTGCATTAGTGTTATTATTAGGATTTCCGCATAATAGCTATGCTGAAACTCAGGTGAATGAAAATAATAACATAGAGAAGAGTTCTAAAGATAATGCTAAAGCTAAAAAAGTCATGAAAAAAAAAGGCATAATGGATAAATGTATTGGCCTTGTTAACATGTCAAACGGTATAGTGCTTCCTAAAGGTAAATTTGTAACCAACATTAAGTATCGCTACGTTCATAAAGACTCGCTCTATGATGGAAGTCATAAGATGAACGGTAATTATGGTGGAAAGTATTCACGAATCAATCAGTCCGTACAGTTAACAGCAAAGGCCGGACTTTTTAAAAATTTTGAAGCTCGTGTAATGGTTCCTTTCTGGGATAAAGTGGTCAAACGTAAACCCGGCAATCTAGCTCAGCCTTGGGATAAGGACACCGTTAGTGGTCTAGGAGATATGGTCTTTATGGGCCGCTATGCTCTTATGACTCAGCGTGAGGGGGATTGGTTAAGCTTTTCAATCGGAGCTGGTGTCAAGTGTCCTACCGGGGATGCTGATCATGAAAATGATCAGCCGTTTAGTAAGATGTACGAGTACCTTGGACCAAGCGCACAGCTTGGAACTGGATCATGGGATCCTAAATTCGAAATAGGTGCTACTAAAATGTTTGGCCGCTCCCGTGTTGATGCTCACATGATGTACACCTTGGGCGGAGAGGGCGCACATCATTCCCGCAAAGGAAATCAACTCAACTACGACCTTGGATATGGGTATTCTTTGAATCAGTATTTTGATTTGGAACTGGAGCTTAATGGAGTTGATCAGGATCGTGATATTCATGCTGGCTCAATTGATGACTCCACTGGTGGTCATACTATTTTTATTACTCCCGGTGTTCACTGGAAAATTACTGACAGGCTTAATTTAGCTGTTGGTGTGCCGGTTGTTGTTTATCGTGACCTTAATGGATATTCATCAACGCCTGACGCAAACAGTCGTTATGGCCTCGGTGAAGACTTTCAGGTTGTTACCAGACTGGGATTCTGCTTCTAAATTTTATTTGCTGTTATGATGAAAGGCGGCTGTTTCGGCAGTCACCAGCATTCTCCTTTCTCCACATGGGATATGGCGAGCCGTATAAACTAGCGCGGTTCGCCATTCCTATCTCTGGTATCATCTTCATATATACCAAACATATAGTGCCGGATTATACCAAAAGACCAGCCATATAACTGGACTGGTCTTTTTTAATGTAAAAAATTTCAGCTGATCAAGACGATTACAATTCAAGCAACAAACCAGCTACACGTACTTTCTCACCATATCCAGCATTAATATATGCCTTCCGGAAAGATTTTCGGAGCAACTCAGTACAGTTAACTAATGCGAAATAATCTGGCTGAGGAAGGTAGCTGTGCGATCAAACTGTGGATTCTTGAAAAATTCCTCAGGAGTGTTTTGCTCAACGATTTCTCCGGCATCCATGAATATTACGCGGTCTGCCACTGTGCGGGCGAAGCCCATTTCGTGGGTTACGCAGATCATGGTCATGCCTGAGCTGGCTAGATCGACCATAACGTCCAGAACTTCCTTGATCATTTCAGGGTCGAGGGCAGAGGTCGGCTCATCAAAAAGCATTGCTTTTGGGTTCATGCATAGGCAGCGGGCAATTGCAATGCGCTGTTGCTGACCACCGGAACATTGCCCTGGGTACTTCTTGGCAAGATGTTCAATTTTGACACGCTTAAGATATTCGTATGCCTGTTCTTCAGCTTGCTTGAGAGTTAATTTTCCCCTTATGGACCTCCTTCAGCTTCCCATGTATAAGATAATCTAATCCTTTTTCCAGATACTTCTTATATCGATTCATAAAGCTTGGAGAACTCATATGACTGAATTTCGCATGGAGACTGACAGCATGGGTGAGGTCAAGGTTCCAAAGGATAAACTTTGGGGGTCGCAGACTCAGCGTAGTTTGGAGCATTTCAGTATAAGTTGCGAACTCATTCCCCGTGAGATGATTAATGCTTATGCCATTCTTAAAAAAGGTTCGACTCTTGTTAACTTCGAGGCAGGGCGTCTTTCCCATGATATTAAGAATTTGATCGTTACAGCTTGCGATGAAATTCTGGGCGGAGGTCACGCCGACATGTTTCCTCTGCATGTTTGGATGACCGGAAGCGGCACTCAGTTCAACATGAATGTCAACGAGGTTATTGCTAACCGTTGTTCCCAGCTTGCAGGGGAGTCACTTGGTTCAAAAAAGCCTGTCCATCCTAACGATCATGTGAACATGTCCCAATCTTCCAACGATTCCTTTCCTGCTGCCATGTGCATAGCCGCTGCCATTGGGACGGCACACAGCCTTATGCCTGCCTTGGTGAATTTGTGTCATGGATTGGCTTCTAAAGCTGAAGCTTGGAAAGATATTGTCAAAATCGGTCGTACTCACCTTCAGGATGCCACCCCTTTAACTTTAGGGCAGGAATTTTCCGGTTACGCAGTTATGCTTGAAGATGACGCCAAGCGTATTTATTCTGCTCTGGATGGTGTTTACAAATTAGCACTTGGCGGTACTGCTGTAGGAACAGGCATCAATGCTGTTCCGGGATTCGATATAGAGGCCGCAACCAAAATTGCAGAACTTACGGAATTACCCTTTGTCACAGCTCCAAACAAATTTGCCGTCCAAGGCGGTCACGATGATCTTGTTCATCTTTCCGGTACCTTACGTACTCTTGCGGTATCGCTTTATAAAATTGCTAATGATATAAGGCTCCTCTCCTGCGGTCCTCGCGCTGGATTTTACGAGTTGATTATACCCTCCAACGAACCGGGATCATCCATTATGCCCGGCAAGGTTAACCCAACTCAGTGCGAGGCTATGGCTATGGCAGCCGTACAAGTAATGGCTAATGATGTGGCTGTGGGCATGGGAGGGGCGGGTGGTTATCTGGAAATGAATGTTTACAAACCGCTCATGATTCATAACATTATGCAATCGATAAGAATTATGTCCGACTGCATGAATAATTTTCGTAAATACGTTGTGGAAGGTATGGTCCCCAACAAAACGAAAATAGCCGACTATGTAGAACGTTCGCTTATGCTGGTGACTGCGCTCAGTCCGGTTATAGGATATGACAAGGCTTCGGAAATAGCCCATCACGCTATGGACAAAGATCTTTCACTGAGGCAGGCGGCTCTTGAACTAGGGTATGTGAGCGAAGCCGAGTTCGATCGCATTGTCGATCCTGTGAAAATGACGCATCCATAAGTTATCAAGGGGTGAAGCGGAGCCGGAGAAGCTTATTTTAGGGTAATAAACATTAAGATTGTGCAGAGACGCTACCCATTAATACTGGACATGATACCTGAAAGATTGCATTTATTTAATTTTTAAAATTTATAATTATACAAATGAAGACGATGTGTTTTAAGGTCAGTTTTGTGTTATCTGAATTTCGATGCTCGGAATTGTACAGGTTAATAGTAAGTCTGGCTGAGTATTCAAAAGTCTCTTCTTAAAAGAACTATCTTATGAGTATTCCTAAAAATTTGCATTTTTGTTGGTTTGGCTCCAATGATATCAGTGCGATAAATGAACAATGTGTTGAGAGCTGGAAAAGGTTTTTACCTGATTGGAAATTTTATTTTTGGAACGAAAATAAATATGATTTAGATAAAGATCATTATGCAAAACTTGCATACCATGCAAATCAGTTTGCCTTTGTGTCTGACTCAGTAAGGCTTAATGTTTTATATCAATACGGCGGCGTTTACGTGGATATGGATATGGAAATTCTTCAAACATTAAATCCACTATTGCATCTAAACTGTTTTTTAGGATTTCAAGATGTCTGTAAAAATGAAGATTGGGTTAACAATGCAATAATGGGCTCAGCCCCCCAAAATCCTTTTTTGTTAGACATAAAATCCGTTGCGCTTGAGTCCATACGGGAAAATAATTATTTTTTACGTTCGCCACAGTCAACAACAAATGTTCTTTTGTCCTATGGCCTGCAAAACTATGAAAACCAAACATTGCGTGATGTTTCTATCTTCGAGCAAGATTACTTTTACCCTAGTCCCTATGGAGTAGATGTAGACAGAAATTATATAACACCCAATTCTATGACGTTACATCATTGGGAAGGGGCTTGGTGCAAATAAAAAATAAAGACCAGCTCTGGAAACAGAGCTGGTCTTAGCTAATCAATTAACAAATGCGTTGTACGCATTTGCCTACTTTTGCAGGGCAATTAGTAATTGGCCATAAACTCCCAACTATTGAGGAGTTACGTCTTTAATTGCATTTCCAGTAACCTTTGAGACTGGAATTGGAGTATAGTCAGAGCGAGTAAAGTCTAGCTTTTTAAGGTCAACCGCTCTTAAGGTCTGGTCGTTGTAGTCGCCAAAGTACAGCACGCGGTTGGTCAGGTCTTCAATTGTGAACCATTGAGTGTAATCTGCCATTTCTTCCTTAGGAGTTTTTTCGCGGCTGATTCCTTTCATTACGGTTACCTGCTCAATTAAGTGGCGTGCAAAAATAATCGCATCTTCGTCCTTCTCAGGCTGGTAAGCAAACTGTTTTAATATTGCGATTCGTACGAAACGAGAAGGAGGAGTGCAGTCACCAGGTAGTCCTAGTAAGCCAGAGCCGTTGCCCGTTCCGGACACATTCATGCCGTTAAGATTTAAATCTTTTTGTATCATCGGAGAAAGGTTTACGTAATTACGAAGGTTAGCCCACTGCATTGGCAGAGGTGGTTCATTGGTAAGAACACCAACTTTATTATCATAGAGGTTAAGTTTACCGTCGATCCACTCTGCCACCAAGCTGTTACCGGCAGGGTCATGTACAGTTATATGAAGCACAGGCATAGTGCCAAGCTCAGGGAGTTGATCAGCCCAGACAAGTACTTTAGGAAGATTTTTCTTTACTTCCTCTATAGTGCTGAAACTTCCGAGAATCCAATCCGGCACCAAAGTTATGTCTAATGCATGCGAAGCTTTACTTGCAGGGATGTTTTGGTAACCAACAGAAGGGAGCCATAATGCTTTAGCTGAAAGTCCTTTTTCGTTCATACCGTCTGTTGAAGCTGTAAGCCCAAGAATAGAAAATCCCACAAAGCCGTACCGCTGTTTCCACTGTAGTCCTTTCGCTTTGTTGGGCGCAGGGGAACTCCATTTTTTCCCGCGTGGGTATACTGTTACCTTGGCTTGATCATTAACAGCAAAGTCCATGGTGCGAGCATTTACGACAGTACCATCTTTTGCTTTGACTACAAAATCCGTACAGGCCATTGCCGGTGCAGCGAATATTAGTATCGCTAAACTAACTAAAACTATTCGAAATGTCATAATTTCTCCTGAATAAATAGGGTTATTATTTTTAGAAGATTAAATTCTATAATTATTTATTTCGAGTGTCGATTAGAAAATCAATTATTCTCCTAGTAGCACACAATCCTAAACAAGTTCATCGCGGCTGAACGGAGTGTGTTCTATCGAAGAGATTAACTCTTTAATTTCTTGAGAGAGATTGCTCTCATTAAGGTATGCAAGAGAAAAAGAAGCTATTGGTAATCCTCCATCGACTTTTATTTCTTGAAAAATATGTTTTCCTAGCTCGTCTTGCACTGTAAACCTCACCAAAATTGCTCCACCAAGATCCTGCAGAATAAATTGTTTAATAACGTCAGCAGTAATATTCTCCATCGCAATTTTAGGCGTAATGTCTTTATCTTTAAAATATTCATCGATTAAGCAGAGATTACGCTCAGGAATAATTAATGGGATCGAAGAAATTTCCTGCGGTTTGATTAATTTCTTACGAATATGTTTAGATCCTTGCAAAGCCACTAGGAGCATATCCTCAGAAAATAGAGGTATCTTTTTTATATGCTTATCCTCGTCCAGGCTCGCTGTAACAATAAAATCAAGCTCGTTTGTCTCAAGTTTCTTAATTAATTGAGGCGTATAATCTAAAATAATTTTTACTTTCAGCTTCGGTTTTAGCCTCTTAATTATAACGATCAGCTTTGGAAGAATATATTTGGCAAGAATATAGTGCGCACCTATAACGACTTCCCCTTTGTGCGAGTTCATTATTTTATCAATTTGCAGCTCAAGTGTCTCTGCTTCATTGAAAACCTTCTCTGCCTGCGCATAAATTTTTTTAGCATCTGGAGTCAGCTTAATAAAATTTCCTTCGCGAACGAGCATCCTGATTCCGATCCAACGTTCCAGTTTTTTAATTTGCATCGTAACTGCTGAAGGAGTCACAAATAGTGCTTCTGCCGCTTTAGATACACTTTTATATTTGGCTGCAAGATAAAAACTGCGCAGTTGATTAAGATTTATTCTCATTATTTCTCTATAAAAAAATTGTGACAACTATTTTCAGCATCTTAGAAATTACGTAAATTATGTTCATTTTTTTTACAATTATTTTGAAACGATATCTCATTAAAACAATTGCAATGCTTGTTCTTAATTACACAATCACTAAAGCGGATTAAGTAAAAGTTAAAACTAGATCATTTTAATTGCCTTGTACACAGTCTTCAAAATAGGCATTAATTCTTTTATTCACAATGTGTCAAAAGCTGTAAGAGCTTATAAAAAAAGATTAAAATTGTATGGAGGTTTAATATGAGTGCAACTGCACCACCGAGCGAAACACCGTTAGTACAAAAAATAGGCTGGATTCTCTCCTTTGTAGTACCAGCTCTTATCCTTGTAACTGTTCATGGCGACGGATTGACCCATGCAATGGTTATATTTATGGCCATTACAGCGTGGGCTGTAATCTGCTGGGCTACAGAAATTCTTCCTGCCCCTATGGTCGGTATAATTCTTCCTACTTTATATTTTGCAACAAAAGTTGCTCCTCCGCAAGTGGCTCTTGGGAAAGCGTTCACAACAGTGATTCCATGGGCAATCATCGGTGCATTGCTTATCGGCCTTATGTCTTACAAAACAGGGCTTGCAAAACGACTTGTTTTGAAATGCATGGTCTCAACAGGTTCTTCATATCGCGGTTTATTCTTTGCCATGTTTGTAAGCGGTATGACCCTGACATTGTTGGTGCCTTCAGGAACTGCAAAAAGCACAATTATGTTGGCTCTGGGCGTTGGCGCTTGTGACGCTTTGAACTTGAAGAAGGGGTCACGAGAATCAACAGTCATAATGTTCGCTGCATTTCTTTCAGTCTGCGCACCCCGTTTTGGTCTTCTTACAGGCTCACTTGAAAATCTGGCTGTCACCAGACTTATGTCGTCCGTCACGGGTGCAACCGTTGGTTATGCTGACTACGCTATACAGAATTTTATTCCTGCAACTATTTACTGTGCTCTTTCCATGAGTTTGCTGTTATTTATGATTCCTGGAAAAGGGAAATTGGACAAGGAAGTACTATTAGCACAGTACAAAGAAATGGGCGCTATAACAAGAGGTGAATGGATTGCTGCTGCTATAGCTGTTCTTGCTGTTGTTCTCGCTGCTACTCAAAAATATCACGGTATCCCAACCATGTACTTGTTC is a window of Desulfovibrio sp. UCD-KL4C DNA encoding:
- a CDS encoding choloylglycine hydrolase family protein, with product MTFRIVLVSLAILIFAAPAMACTDFVVKAKDGTVVNARTMDFAVNDQAKVTVYPRGKKWSSPAPNKAKGLQWKQRYGFVGFSILGLTASTDGMNEKGLSAKALWLPSVGYQNIPASKASHALDITLVPDWILGSFSTIEEVKKNLPKVLVWADQLPELGTMPVLHITVHDPAGNSLVAEWIDGKLNLYDNKVGVLTNEPPLPMQWANLRNYVNLSPMIQKDLNLNGMNVSGTGNGSGLLGLPGDCTPPSRFVRIAILKQFAYQPEKDEDAIIFARHLIEQVTVMKGISREKTPKEEMADYTQWFTIEDLTNRVLYFGDYNDQTLRAVDLKKLDFTRSDYTPIPVSKVTGNAIKDVTPQ
- a CDS encoding anion permease, with translation MSATAPPSETPLVQKIGWILSFVVPALILVTVHGDGLTHAMVIFMAITAWAVICWATEILPAPMVGIILPTLYFATKVAPPQVALGKAFTTVIPWAIIGALLIGLMSYKTGLAKRLVLKCMVSTGSSYRGLFFAMFVSGMTLTLLVPSGTAKSTIMLALGVGACDALNLKKGSRESTVIMFAAFLSVCAPRFGLLTGSLENLAVTRLMSSVTGATVGYADYAIQNFIPATIYCALSMSLLLFMIPGKGKLDKEVLLAQYKEMGAITRGEWIAAAIAVLAVVLAATQKYHGIPTMYLFMVFGIPAFIPKYKILDQKDFNSLAFPMLFFIAGSLSIGFVAGHIGIGKWLCALMLPVAQSLHSVFALSTLTYAFGAIFNFILTPLSAQALMTVPLSELAVSLHVQPYPIVYSFLYGTDQYIFAYEFALLLFFCSTGHLRLRYAMKILAFRLVATPLFLGAIAVPYWTMIGIV
- a CDS encoding LysR family transcriptional regulator; protein product: MRINLNQLRSFYLAAKYKSVSKAAEALFVTPSAVTMQIKKLERWIGIRMLVREGNFIKLTPDAKKIYAQAEKVFNEAETLELQIDKIMNSHKGEVVIGAHYILAKYILPKLIVIIKRLKPKLKVKIILDYTPQLIKKLETNELDFIVTASLDEDKHIKKIPLFSEDMLLVALQGSKHIRKKLIKPQEISSIPLIIPERNLCLIDEYFKDKDITPKIAMENITADVIKQFILQDLGGAILVRFTVQDELGKHIFQEIKVDGGLPIASFSLAYLNESNLSQEIKELISSIEHTPFSRDELV